The Silene latifolia isolate original U9 population chromosome Y, ASM4854445v1, whole genome shotgun sequence sequence AAAAAGGCTGGTAAATAAAAACAAATCTTATATATCATTACCAAACGGTATCGTACAGTGCATCAATCACCTAAGTTACATAAATTATTCAAGTTAAATCttaatttgaaagaaaaaaaaaattaggaaacCCAAACGTCCCAGTCTTAAAACCAGCACACCCTTGAGTTCTATTTCCATAAAAAGACTGTAAAAAAAGTCAATCCTACAGCCATTGCAAATCTATTCCTATCATAAGACTTTCACTTCCAAGCTTATTCCCAAGTCCCACCTGTTTCCTGCATACCATAAAATTTGTATCATGTTAGGAGAATTGTGGAGAATTGCACACACTATAAATACAGGACCTTTTGCTTGGCAAATCCCACACACCAAATACCACATATCTCATAGATCTTCTTGTGAATTACCTAACACTGGCATAATCCAAATCTAGGTTTATCTTGCTTCTCAATATTCATCGTCACATTGATATTAAATCATTGTCATTAATTGCATTTATTTTCTCTGTTTCAGTGCTTACTCAACCATCAACGAAATGAACGAAAGCAAGACAACCATCAACGAAATGAACGAAAGCAAGACAAGCGGGAAGATCAAGGCTCGTGTTTCTCGACTTTGGGAAGTACCAAATCCTTATGCTAAAGACCAGCTAATCTGCATAGATATGGTTCTTATAGACGAAGAGGTATGTTGAAGAAACTAACTCTGGACGTACTATTGCCTTATGATTTACTACTATTTATCTACTGAAATCTCACCATGACTACTAACTAATTATAACTGTATACTTTCACAGGGCGGTTACGTTCACGCAACCATATATGGCAATTCTCTAATTGAAAGGTTCCGTTCAAGACTCACCGAGGGAGATGTTTATGTGCTGAACCACTTTGCTATTGAATCGAACAAATCACCATATCGGGTTGTCAGCGATAGCAAGATTATGTTAAAATTTCAGTTTAGCACTCGCATTAAAAAGATTGCATCCGGAAGTTCCGTAATTCCAAGACACGGGTTTGACTTTGTATCATTCAACACTCTAGAACAACGCCGACTCAAACCAGAAGTTCTCACAGGTACTCCCTAGAATACTATCAACTATAACTTATATTGCCTTAGTGTTACCTGTATTCTTAAATTAAACTATTCTCTTGAAAAAGATGTCTACGGATTTTTGGTGAGCGAATCTGTGGAGAAGGATTCAACCGCTATTGAAATCCGAGACAAGAGGTATAAATAATCTCATCCTTAAAATTGAATTATATTCCGTTTTATGAACTTATTTACTTCACTACACTGATTTATGCAGTGAGAACATTATCAAGTTGAAGTTATGGAAACAATTTATCGTTGCTTACAACAAACAAATGAAAGGATACCGTGGACAGTCTCACATTATCATAGTAGTGACCTCTACCTTAGTTAAAGGCTACAATACGGGTAAGCAATTCTTCTTGCCAGTTTATGCCTTTCATCCTCTCGACTTTAATACGAAGTTCGCTGACTTTATTCTTACTAATTGCACCATAAAATATACTTGCAGCTTCTATGAAGCTTGACACTTCCTCATCAAGCAAGGTTTATATTAATCTAGACTTTCCAGAGATCAATGAGCTGAAGAGCCTATTAAGGTAATCAACAAAAACACATTTAATGTCTCTGACTATAGCTAGCAGATTTTGACGTTTGTTACTAAATTCTTTTCCTGTACagggagaagaaggaagaaatttTTTTGAGCACTTCTTCAAGTCAAAACAGTGACATTCTCAAGAAAGATATCTCAACAATCATCAATCACTGTAAATTACCATATGAGAAGGTACTCTATCAGTTAACTATATTCATCTTCCCAATTATCATGGTTTACGACAGGTCAAATAATCAAACATTATACACGCAGAATGAAATTTGCTTCTGCCAAGCCACGGTAAAGGAAGTCATGGGAgaattaccttggtacaatccttcaTGTCCTGATTGTAATAGGAAGCCCAAGACAGTGAGTAAAGGCTTCTTCTACGGGTATTGCACCAAACCTGTAGAAAAACCATTGACGGTGTAAGTATGCATTTATCATATTCAGCCCAATCATACACAGCTCAATAGCTTAAATTAATTAACTTAAACTGTGCAGGTATCGTCTGGAGTTATTAGTTGAAGACGCATCTGGAATAACTATTTTTACTATGTTCAATGACGAAGCTAAAAGGATGGTTGGTCAAGATGCAAACACATTATTTGACTCCCATCCAGAACAGGTACACCAGTTTTAATATGGTATTTTGTTCTCCCATCAAGACCGCTGGTTTCGTTATTTAATCAACTCCCAAAATTATTGTTATGTACAGGACCCCTCATCTGAGGACTATGACTTCATCCCAAGCTTACTCCGAAATACTTTTGAAGATAAAACATTTGTTTTCAAAGTGAAGATTGACAGATTCAACCATCATAATATAAAGAAGAATAAGCAGACATTTGTTGTCATGAAAGTAATAGAAAGCATCTCATCTGAGGATTCAAATACAGACAAGGGTGCACAAAAAACTACCCACAAACGTCAACTTGAATATATCTCATCAGACGATGAAGTGTCAAGCACTTCAACAGTCACGATTACCCGCAAGAAACGCAAGGTACAGCAGGTGCAAGATGAAAAGGAAGGATGATAAGATAGTTCGCCAATATATAGTTTTAGTTTATTAGTAATTTACATATATTCATATATTCTAGAAAAATAACTCTTTTACACGAAGTCGAAATAGTTAGTAATTTAAATTGTTATTCATGTTCTGGCAAAATAAGACTCCTTTTATGTAGTATTCAACCAATTTCGATACTTCAGAATTTTATCTTACGTTCTCAGAATGTCATAATACCTTTCAGTTATGCAACCGTATATCAATCTTACCAACTCTTCACTCATGTATCCCACTCCCGTGCAATCCTACCCGTGCTTTCTCTCCATCTTTGCTGTAACAATAAAACACACAACTAATCACCATTAAATGAAACTAAGTGTTCAAGTGTAGCGCCGTCAACACACGTCAACTGAACTAACAAAAAGGATTAAAGACCTTTCACAAACTGATCGTAAATAACATGGTTCATATAACAAGCATTGATGTAATGTTAGatgtaaaatttatttattaGTTCCAACATGCGTACATTTTTTATAGACCTCATTATTCTTATCTATATGAGACAATAATTTAGGATTAGTAATCACATGGGCGTGGAATCTGCCATTGGAGCAGCAACTTAATTTCAGAACTTTTTTGGCAGTAGGGTTCGTTACCTATCGAATCCTGCGAACTCTTATAAACATACGAAGTTTATTCTGCAACCACTCTAATTGGTTAAAAGAGCAGCGAAAAAATCAAGACAGCAAAAGAATTGACCGATTCAAATTTTAGTTGACATAAAATATAATTTGGAATTTAATCTCAAAAAGTAGATGGCAAACATACAATTACTTTTCTGGAACTATCTGTCCATAAAACGAATTATAGTTCAACTCATACTCACCTTAccataatattattataatagaATCCTACCCCAACCCCTGCAAAGCTACATACACTTAAACTCTCTTTCTCATAATATTAGTATAATAGAATCCTATCCTAACGCAAACTGTTTATGCAAAGCTATATATACAGATATACAGATGAGGTCCTCTTTCAAACCCTACACGAGTTTCATATAAACATTGCCCTATCCAGGTAAACGAAAAAAAGATATCATGTCTGATAATCCCCCCTACATTTCTAATTCCAAGGATAATAGAAAGAACCGTATGCTACAACAAAGACTTAAGAAACGACAAAGATTAGCTTATGACAGTCATGACCATCATACCTCATTAATGCAGTCTCAATCAGAGCTTTCTACACAGGCAAAACACCCACAAGCTGTCCCGCATACCAATAGGAGACGAAACCGTAACCCGAGGCCATTGAATCTCTTAGAACCAGCAACTGCAGAACACCAAGGAAGAATAGAGTCAGCACGAGAATACACGGGTTCAGAAAGACAACTACCTACACATGCCAGAGAACCAAGTGTGGACTCGGGATACCAAACTCAAGACGGTAACATGCAGCTGGACGCAGATAATCAAGGTGAAGAACCACAGGATACAGGTAAGAATCATTCCCTATAGCAATTATCATACATAGAACAATATCAAAACAGTAAAAAGATACATAAAGAACACATGCTCAAGATGTTAAAAGAAACATCCGTTATCTACAGATGTTGCTCGGCAGGGAGAACAAAGGGACGTACAAAAGTTACCAGGAACCGTCACAAGAAGACAACAAAGTACTCCCAACCAACCCAACTTGGTAACTCAGGGAGTTGATCCAGAGATGGTAATATACCCACCCGAACAAGAATATGGTACGCTCGCTATTTCAACCGAAattagtaactttcaaagaaccattaaataaattaataagATATATACTCATCCATGAAAACTGACCGTTGTTAgtattaattttgatttatagaCACTGAATCAATACAAACAAGCACGAACTACCTCAACTTAAGCCAGCCGAACTATTTTTGTAGAAAATGTGAGGCAA is a genomic window containing:
- the LOC141632273 gene encoding replication protein A 70 kDa DNA-binding subunit D-like, with the translated sequence MNESKTTINEMNESKTSGKIKARVSRLWEVPNPYAKDQLICIDMVLIDEEGGYVHATIYGNSLIERFRSRLTEGDVYVLNHFAIESNKSPYRVVSDSKIMLKFQFSTRIKKIASGSSVIPRHGFDFVSFNTLEQRRLKPEVLTDVYGFLVSESVEKDSTAIEIRDKSENIIKLKLWKQFIVAYNKQMKGYRGQSHIIIVVTSTLVKGYNTASMKLDTSSSSKVYINLDFPEINELKSLLREKKEEIFLSTSSSQNSDILKKDISTIINHCKLPYEKNEICFCQATVKEVMGELPWYNPSCPDCNRKPKTVSKGFFYGYCTKPVEKPLTVYRLELLVEDASGITIFTMFNDEAKRMVGQDANTLFDSHPEQDPSSEDYDFIPSLLRNTFEDKTFVFKVKIDRFNHHNIKKNKQTFVVMKVIESISSEDSNTDKGAQKTTHKRQLEYISSDDEVSSTSTVTITRKKRKVQQVQDEKEG